GTGCGCCGGGGATCGGATTTTTTGTTTTTCGACTGGTCACCATCGCGGATTGGAGTCACTAAGTTCGCCGGTTGAATCCAGCCCTGTGTTTGTCCCCATAGCTCAACAGGACAGAGCAGCAGTTTCCTAAACTGCGTATCCCCGTTCAAGTCGGGGTGGGGATACCAAACATGGTCATCCGCGTCTTGGCCTCTCGACAAAACATCGCCTACCTGTTCACCACGTTTCCCAAAGCCACGGAAACGTTCCTGCAACGCGAAATCATCGCGATGCAACGCATGGGCGCGCAACTGGAGATCCACTCGCTCTGGGGCGGTGGTGGCAAATTCGGCGGCATGCCGGTCCACGCCTTCAACAAATGGCTGCTCGTAAAACTCTTCTGGATCATTCCCTGGGTCGCGCTCACGCGCTGGGATGTGTTCGGCGTGCTCCTCAAGGGCCTGCTCACGCGCGGCGCGCCCTCGTGGCTGAATTTCTGGGAAAACATGCTCGGCGCGGGGTTTGCCGGCGTGTTCTACCGCTCCTTTCGCCGCGCCGGGGTGGACTTTGAAGCGCGCATCGTCGGCGACGGACCGTTGCGCGACGAACTCGGGCGCGCCATCCGCAGGCTCAACCTCGCCGGACAAGTCTCGCTCGCCGGGCACCTCGCTCTCGATGAAGTATGGGGCCAGCTTGCGTGGGCCGACGTGCTGGTGCACACCGGCATCGTCGCCGCCAGCGGCGATCGCGACGGGCTGCCCAATGTCATCCCCGAGGCCATGTCCATCGGCGCGATGGTTGTCTCGTCGCCGGTCGCCGCGACGACCGAGGCCGTGCGCCATGGCGTGACGGGGCTCGTCGCCGATGTCGCCCGCCCCGACGCATGGGTGACGGCCCTGCGCCGCCTCGCGACCGACGCGGACCTCGCCGAATCGCTTCGCATCGAGGCCCGCCGGTGGGTGGAGGAAAATTTCGACGCCCACAAAAACGCCGCCCGCCTCAGCGCCTGTTTCGAGGCGCAAACCCGGTCATGATTTTTTTCGACGTCACCAAAAGCGGCAAGTCCGCGCACCATTCCGGCATCATGCGCGTGAGCCGCCGGCTGCTCGCCGAACTCGGCGCGGAGGCGCGGCCGGTCGTGTGGCGGAGCGGGCGCTGGCGCCGGCCCGGCTGGCGCGGCCCGGCGGCGGAGATCGCGGCCTCGGACTGGCTGCTCACGGCGGAGCTTTTTTGCGAGGAGGAACGCCCCGGTTTCGCCCGGTTCATGAGTGCGCGCCCGTGCCGGCTGGCGGCCGTCTTCCACGATGCCATCCCGTTGAAGCACCCTGCCATCACCTGGCCGCAAAGTGTCGCCCGGCACCCCGCCTACATGACGATGCTCGCTGACCTCGACCGCGTGCTCGCCGTCTCGGAATGGAGCCGCAACGAATTGACCGCGTTCTGGCAATGGCAGGGCCGCCCCGCCCGCGCCGAGGTTCACACCATCACGCTCGGCGCGGACTTTCTGCCCGGAGCGGTGGCGTCCCCGCCGCCTGCCACGCGCCAGGGTGCCCAACCCCGCGAAACCATCGTCCCGCCCGGCGGCGGGGACGCCACCGAGCCCGCGCGCCTGCTCTGCGTCGGCATTCTGGAACCGCGCAAAAACCAAGCCTTCCTGCTCGATGTCTGCGCCGGGCTCTGGGACGCGGGGCTTGCCTTCGAGTTGCACATCGCCGGACGCGTCAATCCGCATTTTGGCGGCGAAATCGAGCGCAAGCTTCTCGCGATGCAAAAGGCGTATCCTGGAATCAAATACCATCGCGCCCCGGACGACGCCGGGCTGCTCGGCCTGTTTCGCTCCGCGCGCGCCGCCGTTTTTCCGACCATCGCCGAGGGCTGCGGCCTCCCGCCGATGGAAGCGCTCCGGCTCGGCGTCCCCTGCGTGTGCAGCGACCTGCCCGTGCTCCGCGAACATACCGTGGGAGGAGGCTGCATCGCGGCCGCGCCCGGCGACCGCGACGCATGGTCGGCGGCGCTTCGCCGCATCCTGACCGACGACGCCTGGCATGCCGAACTGTGCGCGCAGGCGGCAAACCGCAAACTCCCGGGGTGGGCGGACACCGCCGCGCAGGTCCGCGCGATTTTGCGCGGCTGATTTCGCGGTTTCAGAATAAATTTTCCGGGTTCCCCATATCAATCCACCCGCCGTCCCACAATCACGAGATCGCGCTCGATGCCCGCAAGCTCGGCCACGCGCGGCAGATGCCCCCATCGCTCAAAGCCCTCTGATGCGAACAGCGCGAGGCTGGGCTGGTTGTGCGCCCATATCAGCCCGACCAAGGTCGTCACCTTGCATGCCGGCGCGCGCGCGATGATCTCGCGCAACAGCCAGCGGCCCAATCCGCGGCGGCGATGATTTTCCTCAATATAAATGCTCACCTCCGCCGTCGGATAATAGGCCGGCCGCTCGGAAAACAACGACAACCCCGCCCACGCCACAACCGCGCTCCCCTGCCCTTCCCCGCCCCCTGTCTGTTCCGCCACCCAGAGCGGACGCGTCTGCGGATTGTGCTCGCGAAACCAAGGCAGCCGCTCCGCCACCGTGACCGGGCGCGTGTGCGCCGTGACCATGTGCCCGGGAATGGTGCTGTTGAATATCCCGACGATGGCCGGAAGATCGGACTCGGCGGCAAGGCGCAGGCGGACGGACGGACTCATGGACGACTCACGCCGCGGCGTTCAGGGAGCGATGAAGGCGCGCGGCAAAACATTTCGCATCACCATGTTTTCAGGCGGATGTTGCGAAATTCCACTTTCATCGGCGGCCCGACGTGCACCTGCATGCCGATCAATCCGCGCTCCGTGCGATTGCGCGCATCGTCGTCCATCGTGATGCTCATCACCCGCCCGTTGATCATGTGAACGAGGGTGTTTCCACGGATGATCAAGTGAACCTCGTTCCAGCCCGGGCCGACCGCGCCGGCCAGTTCCGTTTCCTCCCCCGTCTTGGCGACCAGCACCGGCGGGCGGTCTCCGGTCACGCGTGTAAGCTGCCCGCGCACGGCGAGGAAGAGGCGCCCCCGCTCCTCGTAGTTGTTTCCCGAATACCGATTGCGCCCGTCGAGGTCGCACTGGTAGCCGCGCATCGCGAATTTGTTTTCCGGCGTCGCGGGAACGGGGACGACGGCGCTGCGGTAGTTGATGCCGCTGTTGCCCTTTTCACTGATGCGGTATTCGAGTTTCAATTCAAAATCCGCGGGCCGTCCGCCCTGCCAGATGACGAACGTGTTGCTTTTCACGATGGTCGCGGGCGTGATTTCTCCGACGATGCAGCCGTCCTCCACGCGCCAGTAAACCGGATCGCCCTCCCATCCGTCGAGCGTCCGGCCATCAAAGATGGGCCGGAATCCGGGCTCGTCACCCTCGACCGGCGCGGGCCGGTCGCTTTGTTTGGGAACATAGGGCGCGGGCGGTGTCTGGGCCGGCAGGGACAGACACACGCCGCCAATCAGGACGCCGAGAACAAACCGGATTGAGGTGGGCATGCCGGACATAAATTACGGTTTGGTCCGCGGGGCAAGCATTTCGAGGACACGCATCCGAAGCGGACACGCCTTCGACCGCCCGGCGGCCTCCCGCCCGGCCGGTCTCCGCGAGCCCGCCGGCAAAGGCGGTTCGCGGAGCGGAGCGACTTCTCCGCAGGCTCACCAATCGTCGCTGCGGAACGGCACGGCGGGGAGCCCTTCCTGATTCGCGAGCCCAGCGGCCGGCGCATTGCGCCAGGCGTAGCGGACGGCGACCGGCGCGGGCACGTCGGCGCAACTCACGAGCACCGTCCTGCCGTTTTCAATCTTCGCCTCGGCCGGATGAAAAACCTTGTCCTCGCCCGCGAGTTCGAAGCCCGGCGGGTTTGCGGCGAGCGGGCTGATAAGCGGGCTGCCGGACGGTTTGAAGGTGACGCGCATCGCGGTGCCTTCCCGTTCGGCCTTGTCGAACACCGGGCCGCTGTCGATCAGGCCGGTTTTCCCGTAGTCGCGGGCCAGCGCCAGCAGCGCGAGGCGGCGGCCCACGTCCTTTTTGTTGCGCGGATGGATGTCAGTCACATTGCCGATGTCGATGATGACGGCCTGGCCGGTCTTCGGCAGCGCAAGCGTCTTTGTCTGCGCCTCGCGCAATTCCGCGTAGCGGGTTCCGTCCACGCCATTGTCGCGGTAGTTGGCGAGTTGCACCCAGTAGAAGGGAAAATCACCCTGCCCGAATTTGGCGCGCCAGCCGGTGATCATCGCGGAAAACAACTCGCAATACTCGGCGGCCCGGCTCGCGTTGCTCTCGCCTTGATACCAGATGGCGCCGCGCAAGGCATAGGGCGCGTGCGGGTTGATCATGGCGTTATAGAGACCGGAGGGCGTGTCTTGATGGCCGGGGCCTCCGCGCGGGCGACGCGGGGTGGTTTTGTTAAACGGCTTTCCGGCGGCCTCGGCCGCAGCCTTGTCGGCCTTCCATTTTTCAAGGGCGGCCTCGTGCTTCGCCAGACTGTCGGGAAACGCCTTCAAGTCTTCCGCCCAGCGCGAGTGGATCGACGCGAACGCAGGGCCGTTTTTCCCGGCGGCCGCGTCCGGGTCCATCCACGCCTCCACCCGCGTGCCGCCCCAGGAGCTGTTGATGATGCCGACAGGCACGCCGCCGAGCGCGCGATGCAAATCGAGCGCGAAAAAGTAACCGACCGCCGTGAAGGAGCCGACGGTCTCGGGCGTGACCGCGGCCCACGAGCCTTCCGTCGTGGTGGCGGGGGCGTCCGCAACGGTGAGCGCGGTCTTGTATTGGCGCACGAGCGGGAAGCGGGCGGCGACCGCCTCGTATTTCGCGTCGTAGGTGTTGCCGACGACCCAAGCCATGTTGGACTGGCCGGACGCGAGCCAGACTTCGCCGACGACCACATCGTTGATCGTGACGGTGTTGTTGCCGGCGACCGTGAGCGCGCGCGGTTCGCCCGATGCCGGCAACGCGGGCAGATCCACCCGCCATTTGCCGTCGGCGGCAGCGGTGGCAGCGGCGGTCTTCCCGGCGAAGGCCACAGTGACTTTTTCACCGGCGGACGCGGTTCCCCACACGGGAATCGGTTTCTCCCTCTGGAGCACGGCTCCATCGCGGAAAATGGATGCAGGCACGACATCGGCGTGCAGTGCGCAACCCAGCAGAAATGCGGAGGCAAACAAGAGGGGTGTTCTCATAGGGAGATCAAGCGTGCCGGAAATTTGCCCGGATGAAACACCTATTTTGCCCGCATCGGCATTTGCCGGGATGCCCCCGGAAGCAATCGCCCGCGCCTGACCTCTTCTTTATTCTTTCCTCTTTCTCTTTATCTTTCGTCAGGAAACGCCCGACGGAGAGAAAGAATAAAGAGAAAGAGGAAAGAATAAAGAAGAGGTCAGGCGGGTGGGTGGTTTCAGGCCGGCGTCAGCCCGTCGCCGCCTGCATGCCCGCGCCGCGTAAAAAGCCCGCCATGTCCGCGGGCAGCGGCGCGGCGAAAACTCGCGCCACGCCAGCCGCGCGCAGGTCGATCGTCTCGCAATGCAGCGCCTGCCGCGGAAGCAACAGCCGGCCGGCCAGCGCGGGGGTCCAGCCGGTTTCGATAAACTCAAGAAAAAGGCGCGCGTCCGGGCCGTAAATCTTGTCGCCGACGAGCGAGTGACCGAGCCATTGCGCATGCGCGCGAATCTGGTGCTTGCGCCCCGTCTCCGTGCGCACCCGGGCCAGCGTGAAGCCTCCGCCGCGCGCGAGCGGTTCGAAGTGCGTCACCGCCGGTTGCGAGGGCTGCGTCGCCGTCCCCGGCATTTCCGGCGGGGGCACCACGCGGCTTTTGATGGTCACCGGGCTGTCGTAATCATCGCCGAGCGGCTGATCGACGGTGACCGGCCCCGGCATTTCCCTGCACAAAATCGCAAGATACGTCTTTTCATAACGCCGGTTTTGCGCGGCCATCTGCAGCCGCCGCGCCGTCGCCGGGTCGCGCGCATAAACCACCAGTCCGCTCGTCTCGCGGTCGAGCCGGAAAACCAAATGCGCCGCCGCATCGCCAAAATGCTCGCGCACCGCGCCCGAGAGGCTCGACCACGGGCCATCCTTCGACGGATGGCAGGGGATGTCGCCGGGCTTGTTGATGACCAGCAGATGCTCGTCGGCATGCAGCACCGCCGCGGCCAGCTCGTCGGGCGAGAGTTTGCGAATCGCGCCCTGCGGACGCTCCCGGCGCGGCCAGGGGCCGGCGGGTTTCTCGTAAGCGTTCGCCTCCGCCCGCGACGCCGGAAACGGGCCTGTGTTTTCCGCCGCGTATGCGCTCATGCGGCAATTCCCCGGTTTGTGGCGCAACCCCGCACGTCATCCGCGGGCTGGCCCGGAATAAGCTCCCGCCTAAACATGCGCGACAATCGTCGCGGCCGGTTGCAAAACCGGTCCCGGTCGATTCGTTGCGCAGTGCTTTTGAAGCAGCAATCCGACAACGGAGGCCGCCGCGGATGGGCGAGGCGGCATGGCCTTCGAGGGCTGAAATCGACACGGGCACGACACGCAGGGTCTGCCGTTCCCGTCATCGGTAGTCAATCCAACAACAACCGCAGCGTCATGAGAATCACCGCATCAGAATTCGCAAGACCTGATCGTCTCCGGCATCCACCTCGACCTGACCCCGTCCCTCAAAACCTACGTCCACGAAAAACCGCCCGCCTATTCCGGCACGAAATGCACATCCTGCGCATGCGCGTCGAGCTGGAATGCGACAACCGTTCCAGTCCGTCTCCAGCCGCTTCTCGGCGAAAGGCCGCACTCATGCGGCAATTCCCCGGTTTGTGGCGCAACCCCGCACGTCATCCGCGGGCTGGCCCGGAATAAGCTCCCGCCTAAACATGCGCGACAATCGTCGCGGCCGGTTGCAAAACCGGTCCCGGTCGATTCGTTGCGCAGTGGGCTCTTTGAAGGCAGCAATCCCGACAACGGAGGCGCCGCTTCGCCGGATGGGCGAGGCGGCATGGCCTTCGAGGGCTGAAATCGACACGGGCACGACACGCAGGGTCTGCCCGTTCCCGTCATCGGTAGTCAATCCAACAACAACCGCAGCGTCATGAACAGAATCACCGCATCGAATTCGCAAGACCTGATCGTCTCCGGCATCCACCTCGACCTGACCCCGTCCCTCAAAACCTACGTCCACGAAAAAACCGCCCGCCTATTCCGGCACGAAATGCACATCCTGCGCATGCGCGTCGAGCTGGAATGCGACAACCGCCAGTCCGTCTCCAGCCGCTTCTCGGCGAAAGGCCGCATCGAAATCAACGGCCCCGACCTCAACGCCGCCGTCTCGGCGGACGAGTGCCACAAGGCGGTGGCGTTGCTCGTCGCCAAACTCGACGGCCTGCTCCGCCGCCGCGCGCGATTGCACAAGTTCAAACGCAACCACCCCCGCGCGGTCGAGATCGGCGGCATCGCCCTGCCGAAAACGGCCTGAGCATCCCCGGCGGGCTTGATTTCGGCCTGGTCAATCCCGGCGAAATAACTTCACAAATCACTGCGCCACGGACATCGTGCGCGCGATGAAACCCCGTTTTGTCGTCCTTTTTGCCGCCATTGCATTCCTCGCCTTCGGCTGCGCCTCGCGCCCGGTGACCTTCCGCCCCAACGCCTTCGCCGGCAAGCAACGACTCTTCAATCATCAGGCGGTTTATGCCGCGCTCTCCTCCGCCGATGCCGCCCGCGTGGAACCGTTGATCACCGCCGATTCGGCGCGCGACAACGCCGAAACCGGCCCGATCTGGGCGCGGGCGTTTATCGGCACCGGCGCCAACACCGCCCCCGCCAGCGTCTCCATTGATTCCACCCACCTCGTCCAGAAAAGCCACGGCTTCAGCTTCAAAGTCAGCTACACCTACACCGCCAGCGCCACCCTCACCTACGGGACGACCCGCTTCACCCTGAACGGCAGCGGCGCCTGCGAGTCCGGCGAAGACACCGACAGTTACTCCGCCATGCGTCAGGCGATAGAAATCTGCATTGCGGGCATCGCGGCGCAGGCGGCGGAACTGATGCGAACGCAGAGCCCCTATGCCCGGTTGGAAATTCCCTTCGAGGCCGCGCCGTTCCAGCCGTATGCCGAAACCGGCCCGGCCAAGATTTCCGGCCAGGCCATCGGCCAGATACGGGGCGGCCTCGTGGAATTGATCCCCTACGTCGGCTACATGAAGGCCCGCGACGAAGCCATCGCCGGGGACAAGGATCCCGGCCCGCGCGACCACCGGCTCGCGCACTACACGCGGCAGTGCGTGCTGGATTCCCAAGGCAACTACGATTTCCCCAATCTCCCGGCGGGCGATTACATGCTGGTCTGCCGGTTCCTCGCGAGACCGGGAGCGCCGCTGCGGGACGATGTCGAAATTGCGCGGGTCATTTCACTCGGTGAAAACGAAAACAAACACTTCGTGCTCACGCCCTACTGACCCGCGCAGTTTTTTAGCCTGTTCGCCCCCTGCCGGCACCCGCATAACGAAAAAGCCGCAAGCTGTTGAAACTTGCGGCTTTTTGGTAAACTGGCGCATCCGTAGGGAGTCGAACCCCAAACCTTCTGATCCGTAGTCAGATGCTCTATCCAATTGAGCTACGGATGCGTGGGAGGGCAGACAAAGCAGGGATTTCGCGGGGAGTGCAAGCGATATTTTCCCAAAAAAAAGCGGTTTTGGATCTCGGGCATAATTTTTCACCATCCCCTCCAACGGACACGACAAACCAAGGCTTGACGAGCCCGGCATGAGTCGCACGCTAGCCGTTCCTTTTCAACAAAAGGGCCCTCATCGTCTATCGGTTAGGACGGAAGATTCTCATTCTTCAAAGCGGGGTTCGATTCCCCGTGAGGGCGCCAATTTCTAGGATTGCAACGACGCCATGTTGTGCAGAGCGGGCCCGAATCTTCCCTCTCGACCAATCAACCACGATGGATAACAAGCCCACTTATACACTGGAATTCGAAAAGCCGCTCCGTGAGCTGAGCGTCCAGCTTGAGCAACTCCGCCAGCGTTCCCTTGAAAACAACCTCGATCTCGCCGACGAGATCGGCGCCATCGAAAAAAAGATCACCGCCACCCAGCGCGAGATCTACTCCAACCTCAGCCCCTGGCAAAAGGTCCAGATCGCGCGTCATCCGCGCCGGCCCTACGCGCTCGACTACATCGCCGCCCTTTTCACCGATTTTCAGGAGCTTCACGGGGACCGCCAGTTCAACGACGACCGCGCCCTCATCGGCGGCACTGCTCTCCTCGACGACCAGCCCGTCATGCTCATCGCCCAGCAGAAGGGCCGTGACACCAAGGAAAACATCATGCGCAACTTCGGCATGCCCCAGCCCGAGGGCTACCGCAAGGCGCTCCGCCTCATGCGTCTCGCCGAGAAATTCGAGCTTCCCGTCGTCACCTTCATCGACACGCCCGGCGCCTTCCCCGGAGTCGAGTCCGAGGCCCGCCATGTTTCCGAGGCCATCGCGGTCAACCTCCGCGAGATGGCCATGCTTCACACCCCCACCATCGCCGTTGTCGTCGGCGAAGGCGGCTCCGGCGGCGCCCTCGGGATCGGCGTCACCGACCGCGTGCTCATCTTTGAAAACAGTTACTATTCCGTGATCTCGCCCGAGGGATGCGCGGCCATCCTCTGGAAGGATCGCTCCGCCGCCCCGCTGGCCGCCGAGGCGCTGAAGATCAACGCCGACCATCTCGAAAAACTCGGCGTCGTGGACGACGTGATCCCCGAGCCCGACGGCGGCGCGCACAACAATCCCGAGGCCGCCGCCAAGTCGCTGAAAAAAGTCCTCGCCAAGCACCTTTCCGTCCTTCGCCCGCTGCCCGTCGAAAAGCTCCTCGAAGCCCGTTACGAGCGCTACCGCCACCTCGGGCTCTACGAGGAGGCTGGCGAGGTGAAATGCTGACATAGTATTTTCTCTCAACATTGACCCAAATGACAGGGCGAGGCGTCCCCGCCGAGCCGCGGCTCAGCCGGAGGCTTCGCCCTACCGGCGCTGCCGCGCCACTGTTAATCGAAAATATTATATATGCGTGATTTGCCCATCGGTCGTATAAAAAAAGTCCACCCTTACGCGTGGCTTTGGGAGCCGCTCGAAAACGACCCCACCTTCTTGCTGCGCCCCATGTTTGGCGGGCGCGCCGCGTATGTCGCCGGACGCCTCACGCTCTATTTCACCGCGCAGTCCGACGACTGGCGCGGCATCTGCGTCTGCACCGGGCGCGAGCATCACGCCTCGCTCATGAACGAGTTCCCCGAACTCGCACCTCATTCCGTGCTGCCCAAATGGCTTTATCTTCCGGAAAACCACAATCGCTTTGAGCCGGTCGCCGCCCGCCTCGTGGAACTCGTGCGCCGCCGCGACCCGCGCATCGGCGTCCTGCCGCAGGCGAAAC
This genomic stretch from Termitidicoccus mucosus harbors:
- a CDS encoding glycosyltransferase, which codes for MIFFDVTKSGKSAHHSGIMRVSRRLLAELGAEARPVVWRSGRWRRPGWRGPAAEIAASDWLLTAELFCEEERPGFARFMSARPCRLAAVFHDAIPLKHPAITWPQSVARHPAYMTMLADLDRVLAVSEWSRNELTAFWQWQGRPARAEVHTITLGADFLPGAVASPPPATRQGAQPRETIVPPGGGDATEPARLLCVGILEPRKNQAFLLDVCAGLWDAGLAFELHIAGRVNPHFGGEIERKLLAMQKAYPGIKYHRAPDDAGLLGLFRSARAAVFPTIAEGCGLPPMEALRLGVPCVCSDLPVLREHTVGGGCIAAAPGDRDAWSAALRRILTDDAWHAELCAQAANRKLPGWADTAAQVRAILRG
- a CDS encoding GNAT family N-acetyltransferase gives rise to the protein MSPSVRLRLAAESDLPAIVGIFNSTIPGHMVTAHTRPVTVAERLPWFREHNPQTRPLWVAEQTGGGEGQGSAVVAWAGLSLFSERPAYYPTAEVSIYIEENHRRRGLGRWLLREIIARAPACKVTTLVGLIWAHNQPSLALFASEGFERWGHLPRVAELAGIERDLVIVGRRVD
- a CDS encoding HPF/RaiA family ribosome-associated protein translates to MNRITASNSQDLIVSGIHLDLTPSLKTYVHEKTARLFRHEMHILRMRVELECDNRQSVSSRFSAKGRIEINGPDLNAAVSADECHKAVALLVAKLDGLLRRRARLHKFKRNHPRAVEIGGIALPKTA
- a CDS encoding acetyl-CoA carboxylase carboxyltransferase subunit alpha, encoding MDNKPTYTLEFEKPLRELSVQLEQLRQRSLENNLDLADEIGAIEKKITATQREIYSNLSPWQKVQIARHPRRPYALDYIAALFTDFQELHGDRQFNDDRALIGGTALLDDQPVMLIAQQKGRDTKENIMRNFGMPQPEGYRKALRLMRLAEKFELPVVTFIDTPGAFPGVESEARHVSEAIAVNLREMAMLHTPTIAVVVGEGGSGGALGIGVTDRVLIFENSYYSVISPEGCAAILWKDRSAAPLAAEALKINADHLEKLGVVDDVIPEPDGGAHNNPEAAAKSLKKVLAKHLSVLRPLPVEKLLEARYERYRHLGLYEEAGEVKC
- a CDS encoding RluA family pseudouridine synthase — translated: MSAYAAENTGPFPASRAEANAYEKPAGPWPRRERPQGAIRKLSPDELAAAVLHADEHLLVINKPGDIPCHPSKDGPWSSLSGAVREHFGDAAAHLVFRLDRETSGLVVYARDPATARRLQMAAQNRRYEKTYLAILCREMPGPVTVDQPLGDDYDSPVTIKSRVVPPPEMPGTATQPSQPAVTHFEPLARGGGFTLARVRTETGRKHQIRAHAQWLGHSLVGDKIYGPDARLFLEFIETGWTPALAGRLLLPRQALHCETIDLRAAGVARVFAAPLPADMAGFLRGAGMQAATG
- a CDS encoding sialate O-acetylesterase — translated: MRTPLLFASAFLLGCALHADVVPASIFRDGAVLQREKPIPVWGTASAGEKVTVAFAGKTAAATAAADGKWRVDLPALPASGEPRALTVAGNNTVTINDVVVGEVWLASGQSNMAWVVGNTYDAKYEAVAARFPLVRQYKTALTVADAPATTTEGSWAAVTPETVGSFTAVGYFFALDLHRALGGVPVGIINSSWGGTRVEAWMDPDAAAGKNGPAFASIHSRWAEDLKAFPDSLAKHEAALEKWKADKAAAEAAGKPFNKTTPRRPRGGPGHQDTPSGLYNAMINPHAPYALRGAIWYQGESNASRAAEYCELFSAMITGWRAKFGQGDFPFYWVQLANYRDNGVDGTRYAELREAQTKTLALPKTGQAVIIDIGNVTDIHPRNKKDVGRRLALLALARDYGKTGLIDSGPVFDKAEREGTAMRVTFKPSGSPLISPLAANPPGFELAGEDKVFHPAEAKIENGRTVLVSCADVPAPVAVRYAWRNAPAAGLANQEGLPAVPFRSDDW
- a CDS encoding glycosyltransferase family 4 protein, whose translation is MASRQNIAYLFTTFPKATETFLQREIIAMQRMGAQLEIHSLWGGGGKFGGMPVHAFNKWLLVKLFWIIPWVALTRWDVFGVLLKGLLTRGAPSWLNFWENMLGAGFAGVFYRSFRRAGVDFEARIVGDGPLRDELGRAIRRLNLAGQVSLAGHLALDEVWGQLAWADVLVHTGIVAASGDRDGLPNVIPEAMSIGAMVVSSPVAATTEAVRHGVTGLVADVARPDAWVTALRRLATDADLAESLRIEARRWVEENFDAHKNAARLSACFEAQTRS
- a CDS encoding 3-keto-disaccharide hydrolase, with translation MPTSIRFVLGVLIGGVCLSLPAQTPPAPYVPKQSDRPAPVEGDEPGFRPIFDGRTLDGWEGDPVYWRVEDGCIVGEITPATIVKSNTFVIWQGGRPADFELKLEYRISEKGNSGINYRSAVVPVPATPENKFAMRGYQCDLDGRNRYSGNNYEERGRLFLAVRGQLTRVTGDRPPVLVAKTGEETELAGAVGPGWNEVHLIIRGNTLVHMINGRVMSITMDDDARNRTERGLIGMQVHVGPPMKVEFRNIRLKTW